A window of Argopecten irradians isolate NY unplaced genomic scaffold, Ai_NY scaffold_0956, whole genome shotgun sequence genomic DNA:
TCAGCTGCAGGAGAGTGATCATGAGGTGTCTGTCATTCCGGAGCTACAGGAGCATGACCGTTCCCCAGACGGAGTCCAGGATGAACAAGCATCAGCTTCCGGTACCAATTTGTTGTCGAGTATGCCACTTCAATCCTCGATCTCAGGTACTGATTTCCCTTCCCCATTGATTAGTGTTGGGGACACTGTGGGGGCCCATGTATCCCAGGCAACCAGAGCTCGAATCTGGAGCTCGGAATATTTAAATTTGGCTTTGCTTCTTGAAACAAATCAGGAAGCAATAAATTCACAAACGCTAAGTATAGTTGACGGTGCACTTGTTCTAAAGCAGAAAGGGACCAAAAATAGAATAGATACTATAGAAGCTTGGACAGACGCTTTCATAATATTTAGTGCAATTTTTACACAGAGGCATGATAGGGGGCAGGAACTGCTTAAGTATATGTCAATTGTTAGATTGGCAGCTAAATCATTCAAGG
This region includes:
- the LOC138313822 gene encoding uncharacterized protein isoform X2, translating into MPPSKRRKTNSPYARAARRGSGPRGRGRGTSQLQESDHEVSVIPELQEHDRSPDGVQDEQASASGTNLLSSMPLQSSISASLEFSSWFVLHL